The following proteins are co-located in the Pleurocapsa minor HA4230-MV1 genome:
- a CDS encoding SufS family cysteine desulfurase produces MTFTQSKTLGDRVRDDFPILHQKVNDNPLIYFDSAASSQKPQAVLDALQHYYRRDNANVHRGAHTLSGRATDAYEGARDKVAQFINAADRDEIIYTRNASEAINLVAYSWGLANLKPGDEIILSVMEHHSNIVPWQLIAQKTGAVIKYVELTPSEEFDFAQYQSLLSDKTKLVSIVHVSNALGVINPVTEITAEAHKYGAKVLIDACQSVPHLPIDVQAIDCDWLVASGHKMCATTGIGFLYGKKDLLLAMPPFMGGGEMIDEVFLDHSTYGDLPHKFEAGTPAIGEAIALGAAVDYLNSIGMDKIHAYEEELTAYLFKQLETIPDIRIYGKKPTPDGKGRAALAAFNIPGVHASDLATLLDQEGIAIRSGHHCTQPLHRILNAAGSARASLYFYNTREEIDVFVEALKSTIEFFQSMNE; encoded by the coding sequence ATGACTTTTACCCAATCAAAGACTTTAGGCGATCGCGTTAGAGATGATTTTCCGATTCTTCACCAAAAAGTTAACGATAATCCTTTAATTTACTTTGATAGTGCTGCTTCTTCCCAAAAACCCCAGGCGGTACTAGATGCTCTGCAACATTATTACCGAAGAGATAATGCGAATGTTCACCGTGGCGCTCACACCCTTAGCGGTAGGGCGACGGATGCTTATGAAGGGGCAAGAGATAAAGTTGCTCAGTTTATTAACGCTGCTGATCGTGATGAAATCATCTATACTCGCAATGCCAGCGAAGCAATTAACCTGGTGGCATACAGTTGGGGATTAGCTAATTTAAAACCTGGGGATGAAATCATTCTTTCCGTCATGGAACACCACAGTAATATTGTTCCTTGGCAGCTCATTGCTCAAAAGACTGGTGCAGTAATTAAATATGTTGAATTAACCCCTAGCGAAGAGTTTGATTTTGCCCAGTACCAATCCCTACTGTCTGACAAAACTAAGCTAGTCTCGATTGTTCATGTCTCCAATGCCTTGGGGGTAATTAACCCTGTTACCGAAATTACCGCCGAAGCTCACAAATACGGCGCAAAAGTACTAATTGATGCCTGCCAAAGTGTACCTCATCTGCCTATTGATGTTCAAGCGATCGACTGTGACTGGTTAGTCGCTTCAGGACATAAAATGTGTGCGACTACGGGGATCGGTTTCCTCTACGGTAAAAAAGATCTTTTATTAGCCATGCCTCCCTTTATGGGTGGAGGGGAAATGATTGATGAAGTATTTCTCGATCATTCCACCTACGGCGACTTACCCCATAAGTTTGAAGCGGGAACCCCTGCTATCGGTGAGGCGATCGCTTTAGGGGCAGCAGTAGATTATCTTAATAGTATCGGCATGGACAAGATCCACGCCTACGAAGAAGAATTGACCGCCTACTTATTTAAGCAACTGGAAACTATTCCTGACATCAGAATTTACGGCAAGAAACCGACTCCAGACGGCAAAGGTAGAGCAGCCTTAGCAGCTTTCAACATTCCAGGTGTTCATGCCAGCGACCTAGCGACCCTCCTCGATCAAGAAGGAATTGCCATTCGCTCAGGACATCACTGCACTCAACCTTTACACCGCATCTTAAACGCTGCTGGTAGCGCTAGAGCCAGCTTGTATTTCTATAACACCAGGGAAGAGATTGATGTGTTTGTGGAAGCTTTGAAAAGTACGATTGAGTTTTTTCAGAGTATGAATGAGTAG
- a CDS encoding toxin-antitoxin system HicB family antitoxin translates to MNKKPRNYDWDGFTINLYLDDEQDWIAHLVELPNVSAHGDTADEALEELYLAWEMVKEDYEEDGEKIPIAPSRKDYSGCFNVRIDKRVHRALAIEAAQAGISLNALVSTKLAGK, encoded by the coding sequence ATGAACAAGAAACCTAGAAATTATGATTGGGACGGTTTTACCATCAATCTTTATCTTGACGATGAGCAAGATTGGATAGCACATCTAGTAGAACTCCCAAACGTATCCGCTCATGGAGACACAGCAGATGAGGCATTGGAGGAGCTTTACCTAGCCTGGGAAATGGTCAAGGAGGACTACGAAGAAGACGGCGAAAAAATACCAATTGCCCCATCTCGTAAAGACTACAGTGGCTGTTTTAACGTTCGTATTGATAAACGAGTTCACAGAGCTTTAGCTATTGAAGCTGCACAGGCTGGAATTTCCCTTAATGCTCTTGTAAGCACTAAATTAGCAGGGAAGTAA
- the chlP gene encoding geranylgeranyl reductase translates to MGLRVAVVGSGPAGSSAAEVLAKAGIETYLFERKLDNAKPCGGAIPLCMVDEFDLPQKIIDRQVKKMKMISPSNREVNIGSTLKNGEYIGMCRREVLDGFLRDRAAELGANLINGTVYQLDIPDSDKDPYTLHYADHSGGSVKGEMKTLKVDLVIGADGANSRIAKAIDAGDYNYAIAFQERIRLPEDKMAYYEDLAEMYVGDDVSTDFYAWVFPKFDHVAVGTGTMKVNQADIKKLQAGIRKRAAKRLEGGKIIKVEAHPIPEHPRPRPIRGRVALVGDALGTVTKSSGEGIYFAAKSGRMCAEMIVERSQNGQRIPTEKDLKDFMKLWNKEYGATYLVLDILQRVFYRSDATREAFVEMCDDIDVQKMTFDSYLYKTVVPANPLTQMKVTAKTLASLLRGNALAP, encoded by the coding sequence TTGGGATTAAGGGTAGCCGTTGTCGGTTCAGGGCCAGCAGGGTCATCAGCCGCAGAAGTTTTAGCCAAAGCAGGTATTGAAACTTATTTATTTGAGCGTAAGCTAGACAACGCCAAACCTTGTGGCGGTGCAATTCCTCTTTGTATGGTGGATGAGTTTGATTTGCCCCAAAAAATTATCGATCGGCAAGTCAAAAAAATGAAAATGATTTCCCCCTCCAACAGAGAAGTCAATATCGGCTCAACGCTTAAAAATGGGGAATACATCGGCATGTGTCGCCGAGAAGTCTTAGATGGTTTTTTACGCGATCGCGCAGCGGAATTGGGAGCCAATCTCATTAACGGTACTGTCTATCAGTTAGATATCCCCGATAGTGACAAAGATCCTTACACTCTTCACTATGCTGACCATTCTGGTGGTTCTGTCAAAGGAGAAATGAAAACCCTGAAGGTGGATCTCGTCATCGGTGCTGATGGTGCTAACTCCAGAATTGCCAAAGCGATCGATGCTGGCGATTACAACTATGCGATCGCTTTCCAAGAGCGTATCCGCTTGCCCGAAGACAAAATGGCATACTATGAAGATCTGGCAGAAATGTATGTCGGTGATGATGTTTCTACAGATTTTTATGCTTGGGTATTCCCTAAATTCGACCACGTAGCGGTTGGTACGGGAACCATGAAAGTTAACCAAGCCGATATCAAAAAGCTCCAGGCTGGCATCCGCAAACGCGCTGCTAAAAGATTAGAAGGTGGCAAAATTATCAAAGTTGAAGCTCACCCCATTCCCGAACATCCACGTCCTCGTCCCATCCGTGGCAGAGTGGCTCTAGTTGGTGATGCTTTGGGTACTGTTACCAAGTCTTCGGGTGAAGGTATTTACTTTGCAGCCAAATCTGGTCGTATGTGTGCGGAAATGATCGTAGAGCGATCGCAAAACGGACAGAGAATTCCTACCGAGAAAGACCTCAAGGACTTCATGAAGCTGTGGAACAAAGAATACGGTGCAACTTATCTAGTATTGGATATCCTACAACGAGTTTTCTATCGTAGTGATGCTACCCGCGAAGCCTTTGTGGAAATGTGCGACGATATCGATGTTCAGAAAATGACTTTTGATAGCTATCTTTATAAAACAGTAGTTCCTGCTAATCCTCTAACTCAAATGAAGGTGACAGCAAAAACTCTTGCTAGTTTGCTGAGAGGCAATGCTTTAGCACCCTAA
- the crcB gene encoding fluoride efflux transporter CrcB, translating into MLEKQSVRNPIAVSLGAIAGALSRYYLSIWITQRLGTNFPYGTLIINLTGSFALGLLTSLVLERVLAISPEVRLLIATGFLGSYTTFSTYELDTINLVQESSFNKAIIYWFGSAAIGAFSLYLGIVAARLMR; encoded by the coding sequence GTGCTTGAAAAACAGTCTGTACGAAACCCAATTGCGGTCAGCTTAGGTGCGATCGCTGGCGCTCTTAGTCGCTATTATTTAAGTATCTGGATAACTCAACGTTTAGGAACAAATTTTCCCTACGGAACGCTAATTATTAACCTGACAGGTTCTTTTGCGCTGGGTTTATTAACCAGTTTAGTGCTAGAGCGAGTCTTAGCTATTTCCCCAGAGGTTCGTCTACTGATTGCCACTGGTTTTCTTGGTTCTTACACCACCTTCTCTACCTATGAGCTGGATACGATTAACCTGGTACAAGAATCTAGTTTTAATAAAGCCATAATATATTGGTTTGGTAGTGCTGCGATCGGTGCTTTCAGTCTATATCTGGGAATAGTTGCAGCTAGATTAATGAGATAG
- a CDS encoding efflux RND transporter permease subunit, with translation MILSIANTFIKRPILTTVIAIITVLIGAISIPMLPISQLPQIAPIQVEVSSAYIGADAETAETNVTSVIEREINGVENMSYISSNTSNDGVSSIVVSFPPEIDRDIAQVNVQNRVALAEPQLPSSVQQTGVTVQKSSPDLLLATSFYADNGEYDDLFLSNYLDLYVLDQIKRIEGVGQAVIFGERKYAMRLWLDPDALAARNLGADAVVDALEEQNIQVGAGKIGQQPAPADQRFEFTLRAASRLASVEEFENLVVATGEGGNLIKLKDVGRAELGAENYDTSAKFQGKSAVAIGVFQLPGSNALEVGTAVKAKIAELSQAFPPGMNYQLALDATEFVQVSLREVVKTLVEAILLVVLILFIFLQDWRTTLIPAIAIPVALVGAFTFLNIFGFQINTLTLFAMVLSTGVVVDDAIVVVEAIATKVERGMQPRLAAIEAMDELTGAVIATSLVLMAVFIPVSFFPGSTGVIFKQFSLTIVFAIALSTFNAISFSPAMAGILLRPTNPNRNRNILGRFFNKFNQVFGWITAKYTQAITFLTKKLIRLFVLAGFIALILFTYFLYNLVPTGFIPEEDQGYFFTIAQAPDGVSLNYTQDIMDQIGGQISKIEDVESYFTLSGFGFDGNGSNRGFVFTKLKPWDERANTEQSVYSILGRLNASLQSITGARALAVNAPPVRGLSTFGGFEFQLQDRIGLPISVLVENANKVIAAASQRPELSSVFTQFAANTPQIEVSVNRDRAKALGINVDDIFDTLQSYLGSRYVNDFVLEQRQYRVYVQADTNFRANPQDINKLYVSSANGQLVSLGTLVELQEFTGPQTITHYNLFRSINIQGSPAPGFSTGQAIQAMEEIATEVLPASLGYEWTGTALEEKSAGGQSVWIFGLGLLMAFLVLAAQYESYVDPFIIILTVPLAVLGAIAAIWLRANILQAGSIWPIINNDVYVQVGLVMLIGLASKNAILIVEYANQLKEQGVNTTKAAIKAGQERFRPILMTAISSLIGFFPLVVATGAGASSRWSLGTAVFGGMLFATVLSLFLVPSLYIMVKSLESYIKKDKDSGGPGSNSKTDDHHQRVVDREKSATELAPNYQLDSNS, from the coding sequence ATGATCCTTAGTATTGCAAATACTTTTATCAAAAGACCCATCTTAACGACGGTGATTGCGATTATTACGGTGTTAATTGGGGCAATAAGTATCCCGATGCTGCCTATCTCTCAGCTGCCACAAATTGCGCCGATCCAGGTAGAGGTTAGTTCTGCTTATATTGGTGCGGATGCGGAAACGGCAGAAACGAACGTTACAAGCGTCATTGAACGAGAAATCAATGGGGTGGAGAATATGAGTTATATCTCCTCCAATACCAGTAATGATGGTGTTAGCAGTATTGTAGTTTCTTTTCCTCCAGAGATAGACCGTGATATTGCCCAAGTCAACGTGCAGAATAGAGTTGCTTTAGCTGAACCTCAATTACCAAGTTCTGTTCAACAAACTGGCGTAACTGTCCAGAAATCCTCCCCAGACTTGTTATTAGCGACTTCTTTTTATGCTGATAATGGCGAATATGACGACCTATTTTTAAGTAACTATCTCGATCTTTATGTACTCGATCAAATCAAAAGAATCGAAGGTGTAGGACAAGCAGTTATTTTTGGTGAGCGAAAATATGCCATGCGTCTTTGGCTCGATCCTGATGCTTTGGCAGCTCGTAATCTGGGTGCGGATGCTGTAGTAGATGCTCTAGAAGAACAAAATATTCAAGTAGGTGCTGGTAAAATTGGTCAACAGCCCGCTCCTGCCGATCAAAGATTTGAGTTTACTCTCCGTGCTGCCAGTAGATTAGCTAGTGTCGAAGAATTTGAAAATCTGGTAGTCGCTACAGGAGAAGGTGGTAATTTAATTAAACTTAAAGATGTTGGTCGAGCTGAATTAGGCGCAGAAAATTACGATACTTCAGCCAAGTTTCAAGGTAAATCTGCTGTGGCGATTGGGGTGTTTCAGTTGCCTGGGAGTAATGCTTTAGAAGTTGGTACAGCAGTTAAAGCAAAGATCGCCGAACTGTCTCAGGCATTTCCGCCAGGGATGAATTACCAATTAGCTTTGGATGCGACTGAATTTGTGCAGGTGTCTTTAAGAGAAGTGGTAAAAACTCTAGTGGAAGCAATTTTGCTAGTAGTCTTAATTCTGTTTATCTTTTTGCAAGACTGGCGAACTACGCTGATTCCCGCGATCGCTATTCCTGTAGCTTTGGTTGGGGCATTTACTTTTCTGAACATCTTCGGGTTTCAAATTAATACCCTGACTCTATTTGCGATGGTGCTGTCTACAGGGGTAGTAGTAGATGATGCCATTGTGGTGGTAGAAGCGATCGCGACTAAAGTTGAGCGGGGTATGCAGCCTCGTTTAGCGGCAATAGAAGCCATGGATGAGTTAACTGGGGCAGTAATTGCCACATCTTTAGTTTTAATGGCGGTATTTATCCCTGTATCTTTCTTTCCAGGTTCGACGGGAGTAATTTTTAAGCAATTTTCTTTAACTATTGTTTTTGCGATCGCTCTTTCTACCTTTAATGCTATTTCTTTCTCCCCTGCTATGGCAGGTATCTTACTCCGTCCGACAAACCCCAATAGAAATAGAAATATTTTAGGTAGGTTTTTTAACAAGTTTAATCAAGTATTTGGCTGGATTACAGCTAAATATACCCAAGCAATTACTTTCTTGACGAAAAAATTAATTCGTCTTTTTGTTTTAGCTGGCTTTATTGCGTTGATCTTGTTTACCTACTTTTTGTACAACTTAGTTCCTACAGGCTTTATTCCCGAAGAAGACCAGGGTTATTTTTTCACCATTGCTCAAGCTCCTGATGGTGTATCCCTCAACTATACCCAGGACATCATGGATCAAATCGGGGGGCAAATAAGCAAGATCGAAGATGTTGAAAGTTACTTTACCCTAAGTGGTTTTGGTTTTGACGGTAACGGTAGTAATCGCGGTTTTGTTTTCACTAAACTTAAACCTTGGGATGAGAGAGCCAATACGGAACAATCAGTTTATTCAATTTTGGGTCGGCTGAATGCTTCTCTTCAAAGTATTACAGGGGCAAGAGCTTTAGCAGTTAACGCTCCTCCTGTCAGGGGTTTGAGTACCTTTGGTGGTTTTGAATTCCAACTACAAGATCGGATTGGCTTACCGATCTCAGTGCTAGTAGAAAATGCTAATAAAGTAATTGCTGCTGCTAGCCAAAGACCAGAACTGAGCAGCGTTTTTACCCAGTTTGCTGCTAATACTCCGCAAATTGAAGTATCAGTAAATCGCGATCGCGCTAAAGCCTTGGGGATTAACGTTGACGATATTTTTGATACCCTGCAATCTTATTTAGGTTCTCGATATGTTAATGATTTTGTCCTCGAACAAAGACAATATCGTGTTTATGTTCAGGCAGATACTAATTTTCGCGCTAATCCCCAGGATATTAATAAACTCTATGTAAGTTCTGCTAATGGTCAATTAGTCTCGTTAGGTACTCTTGTCGAGTTACAAGAATTTACTGGCCCGCAAACCATTACTCACTACAATCTTTTCCGCTCAATTAACATTCAAGGTTCTCCTGCCCCTGGCTTTAGTACAGGACAGGCAATTCAAGCAATGGAAGAGATAGCAACAGAAGTTTTACCTGCTAGTTTGGGTTATGAATGGACGGGGACAGCCCTAGAAGAAAAATCGGCTGGCGGACAGTCAGTATGGATCTTTGGTCTGGGCTTATTGATGGCATTCCTAGTCTTGGCCGCTCAATACGAAAGCTATGTCGATCCATTTATTATTATTCTCACTGTACCTTTGGCGGTGTTAGGTGCGATCGCTGCTATTTGGTTACGGGCAAATATCCTCCAGGCTGGTAGTATTTGGCCGATTATCAACAACGATGTTTACGTTCAGGTGGGATTAGTGATGCTAATTGGATTGGCTAGTAAAAACGCGATTCTGATTGTGGAATATGCTAATCAACTAAAAGAACAGGGAGTAAACACGACTAAAGCAGCAATTAAGGCGGGACAAGAACGTTTTCGTCCTATTTTGATGACTGCTATCTCCAGTTTGATTGGTTTCTTTCCTTTAGTTGTGGCTACTGGCGCTGGTGCTTCTAGTCGTTGGTCATTAGGGACAGCAGTATTTGGCGGAATGCTCTTTGCCACTGTCTTAAGTCTCTTCTTAGTCCCGTCTCTTTATATCATGGTTAAAAGTCTTGAGTCTTATATTAAAAAAGATAAAGACTCTGGAGGCCCAGGAAGTAACAGTAAGACAGATGATCATCATCAGCGCGTTGTCGATCGAGAAAAATCAGCAACCGAACTAGCTCCTAACTATCAACTTGATTCCAATTCATAG
- a CDS encoding efflux RND transporter periplasmic adaptor subunit translates to MQKNSAIASKVLGASLLFLVLTGCGKQQPEAQAPPPAVPVEVKNLGNNQVQSSSEFVGSLEAKQRVALAPRVAGRVIQIAVQEGDTVKKGDLILELQLDREQGEVEAAQSEVSIQRANVSDAEAELSAVEAEVASAEAAVQQSQADLREQEARLKLAQTNLERAKFLVKQGAQSQQSLDNSIRDLNAAKAQTDALKAAVNSSQKTLAATRARVNSARAAIAGQKAALQQAEARVGIATDNLDFNRLTAPIDGVVGDIQPKVGDYVQVGAQVTSITQDNALELNINVPIEQAGQLKLGLPVEVVDRQSKAIAEGDISFISPRADRNSQGVLVKAAINNNGQLKDDTVVNARVIWSEQQGILIPTESISRLAGKSFVFVAVEQKQKDGKTAMVAKQKPVELGAIQGQSYQVLSGLKPSDRLITSGILNLTDGALITTEAVATQSAQTSNQ, encoded by the coding sequence ATGCAGAAAAATAGCGCAATCGCCAGCAAAGTCCTGGGTGCATCCTTGTTGTTTTTGGTTTTAACAGGCTGTGGTAAACAACAGCCAGAAGCACAAGCTCCACCACCTGCCGTTCCTGTCGAAGTCAAAAATTTAGGCAATAATCAGGTACAATCAAGCTCGGAATTTGTTGGTAGCCTAGAAGCTAAACAAAGAGTTGCTCTTGCCCCCAGAGTGGCTGGTAGGGTAATACAAATTGCCGTACAAGAAGGAGACACCGTCAAAAAAGGCGATTTAATTTTAGAACTACAGCTAGATAGAGAACAGGGAGAAGTAGAGGCAGCCCAGTCGGAAGTGAGTATTCAACGAGCTAATGTCAGTGATGCTGAAGCCGAATTAAGCGCAGTAGAAGCAGAAGTAGCCAGCGCCGAAGCAGCGGTGCAGCAAAGTCAAGCGGATCTAAGAGAACAAGAGGCGAGATTAAAACTAGCCCAAACTAATCTAGAAAGAGCTAAATTTTTGGTGAAACAAGGTGCGCAGTCACAACAAAGTTTAGACAATAGCATCAGAGATTTAAACGCAGCCAAAGCCCAAACCGATGCCCTAAAAGCAGCTGTAAATTCCAGTCAAAAAACTCTGGCTGCTACTCGAGCAAGAGTTAATTCAGCCAGAGCGGCGATCGCTGGACAAAAAGCTGCCCTCCAACAAGCAGAAGCGAGAGTCGGCATTGCTACCGATAACCTAGATTTTAATCGTCTTACTGCACCGATAGATGGAGTTGTAGGGGATATTCAGCCTAAAGTTGGTGATTATGTTCAAGTTGGAGCGCAAGTAACTAGTATTACTCAAGATAATGCCTTAGAACTAAATATCAACGTTCCGATCGAACAGGCTGGGCAATTAAAATTAGGTTTACCAGTCGAGGTTGTCGATCGTCAAAGCAAAGCGATCGCCGAAGGTGACATTAGCTTTATTTCCCCCCGTGCAGATCGCAACAGTCAGGGAGTTCTAGTTAAAGCAGCAATTAATAATAACGGACAACTCAAAGATGATACCGTGGTCAATGCCAGAGTTATTTGGTCTGAACAACAAGGTATTTTAATTCCCACTGAGTCAATCTCTCGTTTGGCAGGCAAAAGCTTTGTATTTGTAGCGGTAGAGCAAAAACAAAAAGACGGCAAAACTGCCATGGTGGCGAAACAAAAACCTGTGGAACTAGGAGCAATTCAAGGACAATCCTATCAGGTACTTTCAGGTTTAAAACCCAGCGATCGCTTAATTACTTCAGGAATTCTCAACCTTACCGACGGTGCTTTGATTACCACAGAAGCTGTCGCTACCCAATCAGCGCAAACTAGTAATCAGTAA